The following are from one region of the Biomphalaria glabrata chromosome 12, xgBioGlab47.1, whole genome shotgun sequence genome:
- the LOC106071876 gene encoding coiled-coil-helix-coiled-coil-helix domain-containing protein 2-like — protein MPRGRGRTGGGRAGPSSPRRENPSPQPTPKATPPRSPPVSKAPTFSPGGMGSTIVGSLIGSTLGSVLGNAISARMCEGRDPDTGEWKDKNKVDTNPCKRELDILFDCARNTDDPSSCKLEMDLLKKCADKNKDYFDRK, from the exons ATGCCTCGTGGCAGGGGAAGAACAGGAGGTGGGAGAGCCGG TCCCAGCTCACCAAGGAGGGAAAATCCATCTCCACAGCCAACTCCCAAAGCAACACCGCCAAGGTCGCCACCAGTATCAAAAGCTCCAACCTTTTCACCCGGAGGAATGGGAAGCACCATCGTAGGCTCTTTAATTGGGTCAACTCTG GGCTCAGTTCTTGGCAACGCCATATCCGCGCGGATGTGTGAAGGCAGAGATCCGGACACTGGGGAATGGAAAGATAAAAATAAGGTGGATACTAATCCTTGCAAGAGGGAATTGGATATACTATTTGACTGTGCTAG AAATACCGATGATCCGAGCTCATGCAAGCTAGAGATGGATTTGTTAAAGAAATGCGCAGACAAGAACAAAG ATTACTTTGATAGGAAATAG